One stretch of Halobaculum marinum DNA includes these proteins:
- the polC gene encoding DNA polymerase II large subunit gives MRPDDERYFTRIEDRLDEAFERAEAAKQQGKDPETEIEIPVARDMADRVENILGIPGVAERVRELEEDYSREEAALELVTDFVEGTVGDFDSRAGKIEGAVRTAVALLTEGVVAAPIEGIDRVELLENDDGTEFINVYYAGPIRSAGGTAQALSVLVGDYARALLGIEEYRARDEEIERYAEEIGLYDKETGLQYTPKDKETKFIAEHMPIMLDGEATGDEEVSGFRDLDRVDTNNARGGMCLVLAEGIALKAPKIQRYTRQLDEVDWPWLQDLIDGTYYDDGGDEADDGTDDAETDADEGEEDADDGETEEEPTGSTRAEPSKKFLRDLIAGRPVFGHPSEAGGFRLRYGRARNHGFATAGVHPATMHIVDDFLATGTQIKTERPGKAGGVVPVDSIDGPTVRLANGDVRRIDDPKEALEVRNGVEEVLDLGEYLVNFGEFVENNHPLVPAGYVREWWEQDIAAAGADLQALEDDLTIDLDDPDAETALAWVGEYDAPLHPAYTYCWHDISVDEYDAVADAAAAGEVTGDLLVVENTDTVRRALEKLLVEHSQTEDALRIPDFRPLLRQLGVTDGLRREWERDDLSAEATEWDDGENAIRAVNEVVDFAVRERAPTRIGNRMGRPEKSESRDLSPAVHTLFPIKELGGSQRSMGEAARNRTDKGKGVYDVLVGERECPDCGEHTFKCLCPDCGSHTEPYYECDDCGTVCEPDESGRVECPRCEWEVESPDWHTIHLNDEYWDALGATDEREASFEILKGVQGLSSSNKTPEPIEKGVFRAKHGVTSFKDGTVRYDMTDLPVTSVRPEELDVTVDHFRELGYETDIDGEPLVHDDQLIELKVQDIVLSDGAAEHMMKTADFVDELLTDFYDLDPFYEVNERDDLVGELVFGMAPHTSAAVVGRVVGFTSAAVGYAHPYFHAAKRRNCFHPETKLWYRDEDGEWHYGRIDEFVEDRLDDPAADDFGTLVSELDGDVFVPSLTDDGEEVLRPVDAVSKHVAPEHMVRVETRSGREITVTPDHEMHVFDEGAIETKLARDVTEDDHVVKPSRLDGVDPDGTKTFDLLAEFVSSETIDNERLMIKGLEKDALYDLFSDRLAPQWDGQFYPLKSTAEYLGLSKKGLSNYLYRGSLPAELLLEFFDSTESMLEFVPTDAKLGVKRDSVEIDRHVELNERTATLLGYYAAEGFTRAQETPKGTIHQTTICGTEDQARDFYVETLREEFGADPYRENEAKVTASGRLLRVFFDSVLDTGTSAETKRVPQCVFDADERIVEAYLSGYFSGDGTAESNAAVVSATTVSRELKEDLLALLSRLGVVGRVDIEAPVPLHTKFPDYYDVDDPTMSARSYVLRVTSEDAVAFAERVGFHLDRKEERLREQIQTRATTPRRAFDGGGEDALVEAVATVEYVEADTEHTYCLTVEGTHSLVANDLSQKQCDGDEDCVMLLMDGLLNFSKSFLPDKRGGQMDAPLVMSSRIDPSEIDDEAHNMDIVRQYPREFYEATLEMADPGEVEDRIQLGEDTLGTDDEYRGFDHTHDTTDIALGPDLSAYKTLGSMMDKMDAQLALARKLRAVDETDVAERVIEYHFLPDLIGNLRAFSRQETRCLGCGEKYRRMPLTGDCRECGGDMTLTVHQGSVNKYMDVALEVATEFGCREYTIQRLEILERSLESVFENDKNKQGSIADFM, from the coding sequence ATGAGACCCGACGACGAGCGCTACTTCACCCGGATCGAGGACCGACTCGACGAGGCGTTCGAGCGCGCCGAGGCCGCCAAGCAGCAGGGGAAAGACCCCGAGACGGAGATCGAGATCCCCGTCGCCCGCGACATGGCCGACCGCGTCGAGAACATCCTCGGCATCCCCGGCGTCGCCGAGCGCGTCCGCGAACTGGAGGAGGACTACTCCCGCGAGGAGGCCGCCCTGGAGTTGGTGACCGACTTCGTGGAGGGCACCGTCGGCGACTTCGACTCCCGCGCGGGGAAGATCGAAGGCGCAGTGCGGACGGCGGTCGCCCTGCTGACGGAGGGGGTCGTCGCCGCGCCCATCGAGGGCATCGACCGCGTCGAACTCCTGGAGAACGACGACGGCACGGAGTTCATCAACGTGTACTACGCCGGCCCGATCCGCTCTGCGGGTGGGACCGCGCAGGCGCTGTCCGTGCTCGTGGGCGACTACGCTCGCGCCCTGCTGGGCATCGAAGAGTACCGCGCTCGCGACGAAGAGATCGAACGCTACGCCGAGGAGATCGGCCTGTACGACAAGGAGACGGGGCTCCAGTACACGCCGAAGGACAAGGAGACGAAGTTCATCGCCGAGCACATGCCGATCATGCTGGACGGCGAGGCGACGGGCGACGAGGAGGTGTCCGGCTTCCGCGACCTCGACCGCGTCGACACCAACAACGCCCGCGGCGGGATGTGCCTCGTGCTCGCGGAGGGGATCGCGCTCAAGGCCCCGAAGATCCAGCGCTACACCCGCCAACTCGACGAGGTCGACTGGCCGTGGCTCCAAGACCTCATCGACGGCACGTACTACGACGACGGCGGCGACGAGGCGGACGACGGCACCGACGACGCTGAGACCGACGCCGACGAGGGTGAGGAGGACGCGGACGACGGCGAGACCGAGGAGGAGCCGACCGGGTCGACGCGGGCCGAGCCCTCGAAGAAGTTCCTGCGCGACCTCATCGCGGGGCGCCCCGTCTTCGGGCACCCCTCGGAAGCGGGCGGGTTCCGCCTGCGTTACGGTCGCGCGCGCAACCACGGCTTCGCGACCGCGGGCGTCCACCCGGCGACGATGCACATCGTCGACGACTTCCTCGCGACTGGGACCCAGATCAAGACCGAGCGCCCCGGGAAAGCCGGCGGCGTCGTCCCCGTCGACTCCATCGACGGGCCGACGGTCAGGCTGGCGAACGGCGACGTGCGCCGCATCGACGACCCGAAGGAGGCGCTGGAGGTTCGCAACGGCGTCGAAGAGGTGCTCGACCTCGGCGAGTACCTCGTCAACTTCGGCGAGTTCGTCGAGAACAACCACCCACTCGTCCCCGCTGGCTACGTCCGCGAGTGGTGGGAACAGGACATCGCGGCCGCGGGCGCCGACCTCCAGGCGCTGGAGGACGACCTCACCATCGACCTCGACGACCCCGACGCGGAGACGGCGCTCGCGTGGGTCGGCGAGTACGACGCGCCGCTGCACCCGGCGTACACCTACTGCTGGCACGACATCAGCGTCGACGAGTACGACGCCGTCGCCGACGCCGCCGCGGCGGGCGAGGTGACCGGCGACCTGCTCGTCGTCGAGAACACCGACACCGTGCGGCGCGCGCTGGAGAAACTGCTCGTCGAACACAGCCAGACCGAGGACGCGCTCCGGATCCCCGACTTCCGCCCGCTCCTCCGGCAACTGGGCGTCACCGACGGCCTGCGCCGCGAGTGGGAGCGCGACGACCTCTCGGCGGAGGCGACCGAGTGGGACGACGGAGAGAACGCGATTCGGGCGGTGAACGAGGTCGTCGACTTCGCAGTGCGCGAGCGCGCCCCGACCCGCATCGGCAACCGGATGGGCCGCCCGGAGAAGTCCGAGAGCCGCGACCTCTCACCCGCAGTGCACACGCTGTTCCCGATCAAGGAGTTGGGTGGCAGTCAGCGCTCGATGGGCGAGGCCGCCCGCAACCGCACGGACAAGGGGAAGGGCGTGTACGACGTGCTCGTCGGTGAGCGCGAGTGCCCCGACTGCGGCGAGCACACGTTCAAGTGCCTGTGTCCGGACTGCGGTTCGCACACCGAACCGTACTACGAGTGCGACGACTGCGGCACGGTCTGTGAACCCGACGAGTCCGGGCGCGTCGAGTGCCCGCGCTGTGAGTGGGAGGTGGAGAGCCCCGACTGGCACACGATCCACCTCAACGACGAGTACTGGGACGCCCTGGGGGCGACCGACGAACGCGAAGCCTCATTCGAGATTCTGAAAGGCGTCCAGGGGTTGTCCTCCTCGAACAAGACGCCCGAACCGATCGAGAAGGGCGTGTTCCGCGCGAAACACGGCGTCACGTCGTTCAAGGACGGCACCGTCCGCTACGACATGACCGACCTCCCGGTCACGTCGGTCCGTCCGGAGGAACTCGACGTGACCGTCGACCACTTTCGAGAACTGGGGTACGAGACGGACATCGACGGCGAACCGCTCGTCCACGACGACCAGCTCATCGAGCTGAAAGTGCAGGACATCGTCCTCTCGGACGGCGCCGCCGAGCACATGATGAAGACGGCGGACTTCGTCGACGAACTGCTCACCGACTTCTACGACCTGGACCCGTTCTACGAGGTGAACGAGCGCGACGACCTCGTCGGCGAGTTGGTGTTCGGGATGGCGCCCCACACCAGCGCCGCGGTCGTCGGGCGCGTGGTCGGGTTCACGAGCGCGGCGGTCGGGTACGCACATCCGTACTTCCACGCCGCAAAACGCCGGAACTGCTTCCACCCGGAGACGAAACTGTGGTACCGCGACGAGGACGGCGAGTGGCACTACGGTCGGATCGACGAGTTCGTCGAGGACCGACTGGACGACCCCGCAGCGGACGACTTCGGGACGCTCGTGTCGGAACTCGACGGCGACGTGTTCGTCCCGTCGCTGACCGACGACGGTGAGGAGGTACTGCGCCCGGTCGACGCGGTGTCGAAGCACGTCGCACCAGAACACATGGTTCGCGTGGAGACACGGAGCGGTCGGGAGATCACGGTGACACCCGACCACGAGATGCACGTCTTCGACGAAGGGGCGATCGAGACGAAGCTCGCGAGAGACGTGACCGAGGACGACCACGTGGTCAAGCCCTCGCGACTCGACGGCGTCGACCCGGACGGAACGAAGACGTTCGACCTCCTCGCGGAGTTCGTCAGCTCGGAGACGATCGACAACGAGCGGTTGATGATCAAGGGGTTGGAGAAGGATGCGCTCTACGACCTGTTCAGCGACCGACTCGCGCCGCAGTGGGATGGTCAGTTCTACCCGCTGAAGAGCACCGCCGAGTATCTCGGGCTCTCGAAGAAGGGACTCAGCAATTACCTCTACCGGGGGAGCCTCCCGGCGGAACTTCTGTTGGAGTTCTTCGACTCGACGGAGTCGATGCTCGAATTCGTTCCAACGGACGCGAAACTCGGCGTGAAGCGGGACTCGGTCGAGATCGACAGACACGTCGAATTGAACGAACGGACGGCGACACTCCTCGGCTACTACGCCGCCGAGGGGTTCACTCGCGCACAGGAGACGCCGAAGGGGACGATCCACCAGACGACGATCTGTGGAACCGAGGACCAGGCCCGAGACTTCTACGTAGAAACCCTGCGCGAGGAGTTCGGTGCCGACCCGTACCGTGAGAACGAGGCGAAGGTGACCGCGTCCGGTCGACTGCTCCGCGTGTTCTTCGACAGCGTCCTCGACACCGGGACGTCCGCGGAGACGAAGCGCGTACCCCAGTGCGTCTTCGATGCCGACGAACGAATCGTCGAGGCGTACCTCAGTGGGTATTTCAGTGGCGACGGAACCGCCGAATCGAACGCGGCAGTCGTCTCGGCGACGACCGTGAGTCGAGAGCTGAAAGAGGACCTGCTCGCGTTGCTGTCACGGCTCGGGGTCGTCGGTCGTGTCGACATCGAGGCCCCGGTGCCGCTCCACACGAAGTTCCCCGACTACTACGACGTCGACGACCCGACGATGTCGGCTCGAAGCTACGTTCTCCGTGTCACCTCCGAAGACGCGGTCGCGTTTGCCGAGCGTGTCGGCTTCCACTTGGACCGGAAGGAGGAACGCCTACGCGAGCAGATCCAGACCAGAGCGACGACGCCGCGTCGCGCGTTCGACGGGGGTGGCGAGGACGCGCTCGTCGAGGCCGTCGCCACTGTCGAGTACGTCGAGGCGGACACCGAGCACACGTACTGCCTGACCGTCGAGGGAACCCACTCGCTCGTCGCGAACGACCTGTCTCAAAAGCAATGCGACGGCGACGAGGACTGCGTCATGCTGCTCATGGACGGTCTGCTCAACTTCAGCAAGTCGTTCCTGCCGGACAAGCGGGGCGGGCAGATGGACGCCCCACTGGTCATGTCCTCGCGCATCGACCCCTCCGAGATCGACGACGAGGCGCACAACATGGACATCGTCCGGCAGTACCCCCGCGAGTTCTACGAGGCGACGCTGGAGATGGCCGACCCCGGCGAGGTCGAGGACCGCATCCAACTCGGCGAAGACACCCTCGGCACCGACGACGAGTACCGCGGCT
- a CDS encoding PPC domain-containing DNA-binding protein, translated as MNYREVEVAGEYMASLDNGADWREEIESLANEVEADAAWFNAMGAVQDAEVWFYDQDDQEYQSVTFDEPLEVAACVGNVALLDGERFAHTHAVLSRRSGQALAGHLDGGTVFAGEVYLRAFEEPLEREHDAVTDLDLWL; from the coding sequence ATGAACTACCGTGAGGTCGAGGTCGCCGGCGAGTACATGGCGAGCCTGGACAACGGCGCCGACTGGCGCGAAGAGATCGAGTCGCTCGCGAACGAGGTGGAGGCGGACGCCGCGTGGTTCAACGCCATGGGCGCGGTGCAGGACGCGGAGGTGTGGTTCTACGACCAAGACGACCAGGAGTACCAGTCGGTGACGTTCGACGAGCCGTTGGAGGTCGCCGCCTGCGTCGGCAACGTCGCGCTGCTCGACGGCGAGCGGTTCGCCCACACCCACGCGGTCCTCTCGCGACGCAGCGGGCAGGCGCTCGCGGGCCACCTCGACGGCGGCACCGTGTTCGCGGGCGAGGTGTACCTCCGCGCGTTCGAGGAGCCGCTGGAGCGCGAACACGACGCGGTGACCGATCTGGACCTCTGGCTGTAG